The window GCCGGTTAGCGGGGCGCTTCTCGGGCGGTGTACTGGCGGTGGTAGTACTCGCGGTACGCGCCGGACTTCACGCGGCGCCACCACGCCTCGTTCGCGCGGTACCACTCGACGGTCGAGGCGAGGGCGTCGGGCCAGGCGGAGCGCGTGGGTTCCCAGCCGAGTTCACGCCGGATCTTGGTGGCGTCGATCGCGTAGCGCCGGTCGTGCCCCGGGCGATCGGCGACGTAGCGGATCATCTCGTCGCCCTTGCCCATGAGGCGGAGGATCGTGCGGGTGAGGTCGAGGTTGCTGCGTTCGTTGTTCCCGCCGACGTTGTAAACCTCGCCCGACGTGCCGCGCTCGAGCACGGCGAGGACGGCCTCGCAGTGGTCCTCGACGTGGAGCCAGTCGCGCACGTTCAGGCCGTCGCCGTAGAGCGGGACCTGCTCGCCGTCGATCAGGTTCGTGATGAACAGCGGGATGACCTTCTCGGGGAAGTGGTAGGGCCCGAAGTTGTTCGAGCAGCGCGTCGTCACCAGGTCAAGCCCGAAGGTGTGGTGGTAGGCGCGGACGAGCCCGTCGCCGGCGGCCTTGCTGGCGGCGTAGGGGCTGTTGGGCAGGATCGGCGAGTCTTCGGTGAAGAGCAGGTCGGGGCGGTCGAGCGGGAGCGAGCCGTAGACCTCGTCGGTGCTGACGTAGAGCAGGCGGGGCGATGTACCCCGGGCGGCGCGTCGGGCGCGGAGCACGTCGAGCAGCACCTGCGTGCCCCCGACGTTGGTGCGGATGAAGGGGCCGGCGTCCATGATGGAGCGATCAACGTGGCTCTCGGCGGCGAAGTGGACGATGGCGTCGCATTCGCCCGCGAGTTTCTCGACAAGCGGGCGGTCGCAGATGTCGCCGTGCACGAACCGGTAGCGCGTGTCCTGGGCAAGGTCGGCGAGGTTCTCGGCGTTGCCCGAGTACGTGAGCGAGTCGAGGTTGATGACGGCGGTGTCGGGGCGGTGGCGTCGCACGAAGCGGACGAAGTTCGACCCGATGAAGCCGCACCCGCCCGTGACCAGGATCGACGAGAACGCGCCCATGGGCCCCCCTTCCGGCAACGGGCCAAGGGTAGCGTCGACACGCGTGCGCGACGGGCGCGAGCGGGGTTATCGTGCGCACACGCGGCGCTTGCGTGATGTAAGCGCGGCGCGAACGCGGACGCGGCGTTCGCGGACCAGGCGGCAGAATCCGCCCAAAGCCGCGTCGAAAAGGCCCGATTTGTTGACCACCCCGTCAACCAGGGTTAATCTCTCGGGTATCGCGAGTAGAAGGGGGGAAGCGTGAAGGGTGTGATTCTCGCCGGAGGCCTGGGGTCTCGGCTGCGTCCCATGACGCTCGTCACGAACAAACACCTTCTCCCGGTCTACGACCGTCCGATGATCTATTTCCCCATCCAGTGCCTGCTGAACGCGGGCATCGATGAGGTGCTGATCGTGACGGGCGGCGAGCACGCGGGCGACTTCCTGAAGCTCCTGAAGAACGGCAAGCACCTCGGGCTCAAGCACCTCG of the Planctomycetota bacterium genome contains:
- the rfbB gene encoding dTDP-glucose 4,6-dehydratase, with translation MGAFSSILVTGGCGFIGSNFVRFVRRHRPDTAVINLDSLTYSGNAENLADLAQDTRYRFVHGDICDRPLVEKLAGECDAIVHFAAESHVDRSIMDAGPFIRTNVGGTQVLLDVLRARRAARGTSPRLLYVSTDEVYGSLPLDRPDLLFTEDSPILPNSPYAASKAAGDGLVRAYHHTFGLDLVTTRCSNNFGPYHFPEKVIPLFITNLIDGEQVPLYGDGLNVRDWLHVEDHCEAVLAVLERGTSGEVYNVGGNNERSNLDLTRTILRLMGKGDEMIRYVADRPGHDRRYAIDATKIRRELGWEPTRSAWPDALASTVEWYRANEAWWRRVKSGAYREYYHRQYTAREAPR